One genomic segment of Candidatus Neomarinimicrobiota bacterium includes these proteins:
- a CDS encoding DUF3467 domain-containing protein, whose product MDTEGKTKTKQIQIELDEKVGAGEYANLAIVTHSPAEFIIDFSQIMPGMPKARVRSRIIMTPLHVKSFAAALTDNIKKFEARFGEIRVSQNDGAGEITFELPTDTLPN is encoded by the coding sequence ATGGACACTGAGGGCAAAACCAAGACCAAGCAGATTCAGATCGAGCTGGATGAAAAGGTGGGAGCGGGCGAATACGCCAACCTGGCCATCGTCACCCATTCCCCGGCCGAGTTTATTATCGATTTCAGCCAGATAATGCCGGGGATGCCCAAAGCACGGGTGCGGTCGCGCATTATCATGACACCGCTGCACGTCAAGTCATTTGCCGCTGCCCTGACGGACAATATCAAGAAGTTCGAAGCCCGCTTTGGTGAGATCAGGGTGTCGCAGAACGATGGGGCCGGGGAAATCACATTCGAGCTGCCCACCGACACACTCCCTAACTGA
- a CDS encoding M23 family metallopeptidase: MPQIHRLTLLGLLLLATTAGGQTYHWPTEASDRITATFGAMRHRRYHAGLDISTKGITGYEVYAIEDGYVERLLVGVNGYGKVLYVRLKDRRVGVYAHLQKFSRRLEQQVRFLQERQGTYALDLRFQRTENPVRRGDLIGYTGDTGTISGPHLHFELRDARNRPLNPLVNGFEFDDDVPPEFVSLAVIPLGTETVAHGSPLPTVLTARRVRPRRYVIRDTIAVNGPFGLAVEAHDRLPQSRYQPTVYGLSLTVDGARHYSVQFDRFRFAEGPLVELERDHSQWRSSRADFHRLFTSPHSDSLSFVRENSRGIMELSPGYHRFTVKIWDKVYNVATLTGVLAYTPPTRLKAAAAWSRRDKGWVVTLDASTPLRAYHAFIFNKRGEQLERFSHSLSQPLKRRQRFVVPGRASTGRIVQIVGVDRWGARLEPVHVSLMASEDLARQRQFTLQTQHLDSGVIFQITSDLYLPTAPEMLLRTNRGVHRYATRMVSPVAYLSPTFHLAQLEGLEEVIVRVDLSPPYEVRMPTVSKVAIPTERGQLADPGGNFVVDFRPGTFYDSTFVWLSQADVKPPRGARMVVLPIAVEPFTRPFKGPMRLQFTVPGNRLLPEHAGIFYLDAEDGWEFMDPAGSHTRAELVASRTYRTLSSSGEIFALLEENDPPHIQFREPDAGATYRRADLQRIRINVEDTVTGIADETAISLTLDGMPRIFEYNTLRNLVTYVPPRPLSPGRHHMVVTATDQLGNTATHAIEFFIQ; the protein is encoded by the coding sequence ATGCCTCAGATTCACCGGCTCACCTTACTGGGTCTATTATTGCTGGCCACTACCGCTGGTGGACAGACCTACCACTGGCCCACCGAGGCCAGCGACCGCATCACAGCCACCTTTGGTGCTATGCGTCACCGCCGCTACCACGCCGGCCTGGACATATCCACCAAGGGCATCACGGGCTACGAGGTCTACGCTATTGAGGACGGCTACGTGGAACGGCTGCTGGTTGGCGTTAACGGCTATGGCAAGGTGCTCTACGTGCGACTCAAAGACCGGCGTGTAGGAGTATATGCCCACCTGCAGAAGTTTTCCCGGCGGCTGGAGCAGCAGGTTAGATTCCTGCAGGAACGGCAGGGGACGTATGCCCTGGACCTGCGTTTCCAGCGCACCGAAAATCCCGTCAGGCGAGGTGACCTCATCGGCTATACTGGTGACACCGGCACCATTTCCGGGCCGCACTTGCATTTCGAACTGCGCGATGCCCGTAACCGTCCTCTTAACCCCCTGGTCAATGGGTTCGAGTTTGATGATGATGTCCCGCCGGAGTTCGTCTCCCTAGCCGTAATCCCCCTCGGGACCGAAACGGTGGCCCACGGCAGCCCCCTCCCTACAGTGCTCACCGCACGCAGAGTGCGGCCCCGGCGTTATGTTATCCGTGACACCATTGCCGTGAACGGTCCCTTTGGACTGGCTGTAGAAGCCCACGACCGATTGCCCCAGTCGAGATATCAACCCACCGTATACGGGCTGAGCCTCACTGTGGATGGCGCCCGGCACTACAGCGTCCAGTTTGACCGTTTTCGGTTTGCGGAGGGCCCCCTGGTGGAACTGGAGCGGGACCACAGCCAATGGCGCAGCAGCCGGGCCGACTTCCACCGGCTCTTTACAAGCCCCCACAGCGACTCACTTTCGTTTGTCCGCGAGAACTCCCGGGGTATCATGGAGCTGTCCCCGGGCTATCACCGATTCACCGTTAAGATCTGGGACAAAGTGTACAACGTTGCCACCCTCACCGGTGTCCTGGCCTACACCCCACCCACCCGGCTCAAGGCGGCGGCAGCCTGGTCGCGCCGTGACAAAGGGTGGGTGGTCACATTGGACGCCAGCACACCCCTGCGGGCCTATCACGCGTTCATCTTCAACAAGCGCGGGGAGCAGCTGGAGAGGTTCAGCCACAGCCTCAGCCAGCCATTGAAGCGGCGGCAGCGGTTTGTCGTGCCCGGCCGGGCAAGCACCGGTCGGATCGTACAGATCGTCGGCGTCGACCGCTGGGGCGCCCGGCTGGAACCGGTCCACGTAAGCCTCATGGCAAGCGAGGATCTGGCCCGGCAGCGCCAGTTTACACTCCAGACCCAGCACCTGGACAGCGGCGTCATATTCCAAATTACCAGCGACCTCTACCTGCCCACCGCACCGGAGATGCTCCTGCGGACCAATAGAGGAGTCCACCGGTATGCAACCCGCATGGTAAGCCCCGTGGCTTATCTGTCCCCCACTTTCCACCTTGCCCAATTGGAAGGACTGGAGGAGGTCATCGTCCGCGTCGATCTAAGCCCACCCTACGAGGTACGCATGCCCACTGTCAGCAAGGTGGCAATTCCCACGGAGCGGGGCCAGCTGGCCGACCCGGGAGGGAACTTTGTTGTGGATTTCCGGCCCGGCACATTTTACGACAGCACATTCGTGTGGTTGTCCCAGGCGGATGTGAAGCCACCCCGGGGCGCTCGCATGGTGGTGCTGCCTATCGCTGTGGAGCCGTTCACCCGGCCGTTCAAGGGCCCCATGCGCCTGCAGTTCACCGTCCCTGGTAACCGCCTCCTGCCAGAGCATGCCGGCATTTTTTATCTGGACGCTGAAGACGGCTGGGAGTTCATGGACCCTGCTGGCTCGCACACACGTGCTGAGCTGGTAGCCTCCCGCACCTATCGCACCCTCAGTTCAAGTGGCGAAATTTTTGCCCTGCTGGAGGAAAACGACCCTCCCCACATCCAGTTCCGCGAGCCGGATGCAGGCGCCACATACAGGCGGGCCGACCTGCAACGCATTCGCATCAATGTCGAAGATACCGTGACGGGCATCGCCGACGAGACGGCCATTTCGCTCACACTGGATGGCATGCCCCGCATATTTGAATATAATACGTTGCGAAACCTAGTCACTTACGTGCCGCCCAGGCCGCTGTCACCCGGTCGGCATCACATGGTCGTAACCGCTACGGATCAGCTGGGCAACACCGCCACTCACGCAATCGAGTTCTTCATCCAGTAA
- a CDS encoding rhomboid family intramembrane serine protease: protein MFFPYRDDNPQILVPYVTYGILVVNVLIFLYQSLLPGPIAQHAFALRYGIIPAHLWGGDTLSILAYNQELLSEIYIHLNASSLMDVQLLPGALTIITSTFLHGGWFHIIGNMLFLYVFADNVEGALGHRQFALFYLLAALASGLLQAAVLPESQVVVVGASGAIAGVLGGYLVRYPKARVHVLVFLVFFVTTIRLPAAVVLGFWFLMQAISGLGSLSDPASGGVAWFGHIGGFLAGFSYMGITRLGRKFTFKHD, encoded by the coding sequence ATGTTTTTTCCCTACCGCGACGATAACCCGCAGATATTGGTGCCCTATGTCACGTATGGCATACTGGTGGTGAATGTGCTGATATTCCTCTATCAATCGCTACTGCCCGGCCCCATCGCCCAGCATGCCTTTGCTCTACGCTACGGCATCATTCCGGCTCACTTGTGGGGTGGCGATACGCTCTCAATCCTCGCTTACAACCAAGAGCTCCTTAGTGAAATCTATATCCATTTGAACGCAAGCTCTTTGATGGACGTGCAGCTCCTGCCCGGTGCTCTAACCATCATCACCTCCACCTTTCTCCACGGCGGATGGTTTCACATCATCGGCAACATGCTGTTCCTTTACGTCTTCGCAGATAACGTTGAGGGAGCTCTCGGGCACCGGCAGTTTGCGCTGTTTTATCTGTTGGCAGCCTTGGCCTCCGGCCTGCTGCAGGCGGCTGTCCTCCCCGAGAGTCAGGTAGTTGTAGTAGGCGCCAGCGGGGCCATCGCCGGCGTACTGGGAGGCTACCTGGTGCGCTATCCCAAGGCACGCGTTCATGTGCTGGTGTTCCTCGTCTTTTTCGTGACCACCATCCGACTGCCGGCGGCGGTGGTACTAGGCTTCTGGTTCCTGATGCAGGCCATCTCGGGGCTGGGCAGCTTGAGTGACCCAGCGTCGGGCGGCGTTGCCTGGTTCGGTCATATTGGCGGATTTCTGGCCGGTTTTTCCTACATGGGAATCACCCGTCTGGGCCGTAAATTTACATTTAAGCATGATTGA
- the cdd gene encoding cytidine deaminase, with protein MIDLQELIRQARTARERARAPYSGYPVGAAVLTAGGSIHLGCNVESGAFSTTICAERVAIFAALAAGEHTFQALAVVSRDGATPCGACRQVIHEQCGEIPIHVVGDEDTSSAQFTTSQLLPNPFDFEQT; from the coding sequence ATGATTGATTTACAGGAGCTGATTCGGCAGGCACGCACTGCCCGGGAGCGGGCACGGGCGCCGTACAGTGGCTACCCAGTGGGGGCTGCCGTTCTTACAGCTGGTGGCTCCATCCATCTGGGGTGCAATGTGGAATCCGGCGCATTTTCCACCACGATCTGCGCTGAGCGCGTGGCCATTTTTGCCGCCCTTGCCGCTGGTGAACATACCTTCCAGGCCCTGGCGGTGGTCTCCCGCGACGGCGCCACACCCTGTGGTGCCTGCCGGCAGGTGATCCACGAACAGTGCGGCGAGATTCCCATTCACGTCGTCGGCGACGAAGATACTTCCAGCGCCCAGTTCACAACTTCCCAACTGTTGCCCAATCCTTTTGATTTCGAGCAGACCTGA
- the udk gene encoding uridine kinase has translation MSSRPESRAILLGIAGGTGSGKTSITEALMKELGREEVVALEQDAYYHDLSHLQPAERARINFDHPDSVDFKRMRQDLKALLKGKSVDVPIYDYTAHSRKPETRHISGHRVIILEGILVLTDPDVRELMDIKIYVETAADVRFIRRMMRDVKTRNRSFESVVDQYYKTVRPMHAQFVEPTKRYADIIIPEGGQNRVAIDILTTKILALLGEGMPTGKVIAP, from the coding sequence ATTTCGAGCAGACCTGAGTCCAGGGCCATTCTTCTGGGCATCGCCGGTGGAACCGGGTCTGGCAAGACCTCCATTACCGAGGCCCTCATGAAAGAGCTGGGCCGCGAGGAGGTCGTAGCGCTGGAACAGGACGCCTACTATCACGATCTGAGCCACCTGCAGCCCGCTGAACGGGCCCGCATTAACTTTGACCACCCTGATTCGGTGGACTTCAAACGCATGCGCCAGGACCTGAAGGCGCTGCTGAAGGGCAAATCGGTGGACGTGCCCATCTACGACTACACTGCCCACTCGCGCAAGCCCGAGACTCGCCACATCAGCGGACATCGCGTTATCATTCTGGAAGGCATCCTCGTTCTCACCGACCCGGACGTACGCGAGCTCATGGATATCAAGATCTACGTCGAGACCGCAGCTGATGTGCGCTTCATCCGCCGGATGATGCGAGACGTCAAAACACGGAACCGCTCCTTTGAATCGGTAGTTGATCAATATTACAAGACTGTGCGCCCCATGCATGCCCAGTTTGTGGAGCCCACCAAACGCTACGCAGATATCATCATTCCCGAGGGCGGCCAAAATCGTGTGGCCATTGACATTCTCACCACCAAAATTCTCGCCCTGCTGGGTGAGGGCATGCCAACCGGTAAAGTTATTGCTCCATGA
- a CDS encoding thymidine kinase → MTRRAQHGPAEHGPAGHGGWIELISGSMFSGKSEELIRRLRRAQIARQSVAIFKPRMDDRYSADEIVSHSQLRIPSTPVDTADEILRHAHEADVIGVDEAQFFTDDIVAVVKNLAEQGKRVVVAGLDKDFRGQPFGAIPQLMAEAEYVTKTLAICMRCGEPANFTQRLTQDNRQILIGETDIYEARCRSCFEPPED, encoded by the coding sequence ATGACCCGCCGCGCCCAACATGGCCCTGCCGAGCACGGACCCGCCGGGCATGGCGGTTGGATCGAGCTCATCAGCGGCAGCATGTTCAGCGGTAAAAGCGAGGAGCTTATCCGGCGACTCCGACGGGCCCAAATCGCCCGGCAGTCCGTGGCCATATTCAAGCCCAGGATGGATGACCGCTACAGCGCCGACGAGATCGTCAGCCATAGCCAGCTGCGCATACCTTCAACCCCGGTGGATACCGCTGACGAAATCCTGCGGCATGCCCATGAGGCCGACGTCATCGGCGTGGATGAGGCCCAGTTTTTTACCGACGACATTGTGGCGGTGGTCAAAAATCTGGCGGAGCAGGGCAAGCGGGTCGTTGTGGCGGGCCTTGACAAGGACTTCCGCGGGCAGCCCTTTGGCGCTATCCCCCAACTCATGGCAGAAGCGGAATACGTCACCAAAACCCTGGCTATCTGCATGCGCTGCGGAGAACCGGCCAACTTCACCCAGCGGCTGACCCAGGACAACCGCCAGATCCTCATCGGCGAGACCGATATTTACGAGGCCCGCTGCCGCAGCTGCTTCGAGCCACCGGAGGACTAA
- a CDS encoding NupC/NupG family nucleoside CNT transporter translates to MGRFTGIIGMFVLLGLALAMSNNRKAINLRLVGWGLGLQLIFALFILKSPIGQPFFSLVDKLIRQLLAYSDAGSDFLFKSFSGGVVEAPLLNFAFRVLPTIIFFSSLMALMYHLGIMQRAIKGIARIMQRTMGTSGAETLSVSANIFVGQTEAPLMVRPFIEGMTRSELTAVMVGGYATVAGGVMAIYVKMLPDVPGIAGHLMAASIMSAPAALVMAKIIYPETEKPQTLGELKISVKKVDDNAMEALARGATDGLKLAANVGAMLIAFVAMVALINGVLGLAGGVLGLDGLTLQGILGYIFSPLAWTMGVPWSDAHMLGTLMGEKLVLTELIAYGDLGALRAENAISDRAAIIASYALCGFANFASIGIQLGGIGGIAPSRRKDLAKIVFKAMLGGALASWLTASLAGILI, encoded by the coding sequence ATGGGACGCTTTACCGGCATCATCGGAATGTTCGTCTTGCTGGGCCTGGCCCTGGCCATGTCCAACAACCGCAAGGCCATCAATCTGCGCCTGGTGGGCTGGGGTCTCGGGCTGCAGCTGATCTTTGCCCTGTTCATTTTGAAGTCGCCCATCGGCCAGCCTTTCTTCAGTCTCGTGGATAAGTTGATCCGTCAGCTGCTGGCCTACTCCGATGCTGGGAGCGACTTTCTGTTCAAGTCCTTCAGTGGCGGGGTCGTCGAGGCGCCCCTGCTGAATTTTGCCTTCCGGGTGCTGCCCACCATCATCTTCTTCTCGTCGCTCATGGCCCTGATGTACCATCTCGGTATCATGCAGCGAGCCATTAAGGGTATCGCCCGGATCATGCAGAGGACCATGGGCACCAGCGGCGCCGAGACGCTGAGTGTCTCCGCCAATATCTTCGTGGGACAGACGGAGGCGCCACTCATGGTTCGCCCGTTCATAGAGGGCATGACCCGCTCGGAGCTCACCGCCGTAATGGTCGGCGGCTATGCCACCGTTGCCGGTGGGGTCATGGCCATCTATGTGAAAATGCTGCCCGATGTCCCCGGTATTGCCGGCCACCTTATGGCCGCGTCGATCATGAGTGCCCCGGCGGCCTTGGTCATGGCGAAGATCATCTATCCTGAGACCGAGAAACCCCAGACCCTCGGGGAGTTGAAAATCAGTGTGAAAAAAGTGGATGATAACGCCATGGAGGCATTGGCACGGGGCGCCACCGATGGGCTCAAGCTGGCTGCCAATGTGGGGGCCATGCTCATCGCTTTCGTGGCTATGGTGGCCCTGATTAACGGGGTGCTGGGACTTGCCGGCGGGGTGCTGGGACTTGACGGCCTCACGCTTCAGGGGATATTAGGCTACATATTCAGTCCGCTGGCATGGACGATGGGAGTACCCTGGAGTGACGCGCACATGCTGGGGACGCTTATGGGCGAAAAACTGGTGCTCACCGAGCTCATCGCTTACGGCGACCTAGGCGCGCTACGTGCCGAAAATGCCATCTCCGATCGCGCCGCCATCATCGCCAGCTATGCGCTCTGCGGCTTTGCCAACTTCGCCTCCATCGGTATTCAACTCGGCGGCATTGGCGGCATTGCCCCCTCCCGCCGAAAGGATCTGGCCAAAATTGTATTCAAAGCCATGCTCGGCGGAGCACTGGCCTCCTGGCTCACCGCCTCCCTCGCCGGGATCCTTATCTAG
- a CDS encoding adenylate kinase produces the protein MRLILMGPPGVGKGTQSRLISEHFSVPQVSTGDMLRDHIRDGTDLGRQTQKTLAEGKLIPDDIILDMVKTRLSDDEAANGFILDGFPRTVPQGMGLGVILERLAVALNAIIVIDVKEDVLLHRLTARRTCTQCGAVYNLVIQPPQIMGVCDRCGGKELVQRDDDKPATIRKRLITYRQQTLPLLSYYRPTGLIAEVNGEGSAGEVFQQILAVLPEPS, from the coding sequence GTGCGTCTGATCCTTATGGGGCCTCCCGGTGTGGGCAAGGGCACCCAGTCACGACTCATTTCAGAGCACTTCAGCGTCCCGCAGGTTTCTACCGGCGACATGCTCCGGGACCACATCCGCGACGGTACTGACCTGGGCAGGCAGACCCAGAAAACGCTGGCGGAGGGAAAACTTATCCCCGATGACATCATCCTGGACATGGTCAAAACCAGACTCAGCGACGACGAAGCCGCCAACGGATTCATCTTGGACGGGTTTCCCCGCACGGTGCCGCAGGGGATGGGGCTCGGCGTCATCCTGGAGCGTCTGGCCGTGGCCCTGAATGCCATTATCGTCATTGACGTCAAGGAGGATGTGCTCCTTCACCGCCTCACCGCCCGCCGCACCTGCACCCAATGTGGCGCCGTCTACAATCTGGTGATTCAGCCACCTCAGATCATGGGGGTCTGCGATCGATGCGGCGGCAAAGAGCTGGTCCAACGAGACGATGACAAGCCCGCGACCATTAGGAAGCGGTTGATAACTTACCGCCAGCAGACCCTGCCACTGCTCTCATATTACCGGCCTACTGGGCTGATCGCCGAGGTGAATGGGGAGGGCTCAGCAGGCGAGGTCTTTCAGCAGATTCTGGCGGTTTTGCCGGAGCCATCCTGA
- a CDS encoding dephospho-CoA kinase: protein MLTLGITGGIGSGKSTAARFFADRGARLFDADVEAKQILMNDRDVSRAVQAAFGEAVLNDTGAIDVHRLAAASFATPEAQQRLNAIIHPQVIAASDRGIATARREGVALYVLDVPLLFEAHMELGLDLTLVVVADEALRFQRALARGNLTENDLRRRATLQLTDEERRAQADHIIDNNGTLDDLNRQLQRLFDTLMMGPES from the coding sequence ATGTTGACGCTGGGTATCACAGGGGGCATCGGCTCAGGCAAATCCACAGCCGCACGCTTCTTTGCCGACCGCGGAGCCCGTCTGTTCGACGCCGATGTGGAGGCCAAACAGATCCTGATGAACGATAGGGATGTTAGCCGCGCAGTGCAAGCTGCCTTCGGCGAAGCCGTGCTCAACGATACGGGCGCCATCGATGTCCACCGTCTGGCCGCCGCCAGTTTTGCCACCCCCGAGGCCCAGCAACGCCTCAACGCCATCATTCATCCGCAGGTTATTGCTGCCTCTGACCGTGGGATTGCGACTGCTCGCAGGGAGGGGGTGGCCCTGTATGTGCTGGATGTGCCCCTGCTCTTTGAGGCCCACATGGAGCTGGGGCTGGACCTGACACTCGTGGTGGTGGCCGACGAAGCCCTACGCTTTCAGCGGGCCCTGGCCAGGGGGAACCTCACGGAGAACGACTTACGGCGGCGGGCTACTCTGCAATTGACCGATGAGGAGCGCCGTGCACAAGCCGATCACATCATTGACAACAACGGAACACTGGATGATTTGAACCGCCAACTCCAACGGCTCTTCGACACGCTCATGATGGGGCCCGAATCCTAG